A genomic window from Streptomyces sp. NBC_00234 includes:
- a CDS encoding BLIP family beta-lactamase inhibitor, which produces MRFLRLAASATLAAALVGSAAATSSAAKPPPNDNYLTDTKYDAVSLGMTQQQVEDLIGPQPSCSGTPEGLMCWTANQFVDQTATFTFNADDRLYKKEKSFPFAYGWYTYDLPRTMTKAQYEEQFAVGDTLAEVNAIIAGTACTDISVEHPNYPSSSGWKTLIECTGTIDESYPTIDFFFTDGRLTEKTYSSRDDMR; this is translated from the coding sequence ATGCGCTTCCTCCGTCTCGCCGCCTCCGCCACCCTCGCCGCAGCCCTGGTGGGTTCCGCCGCGGCGACCTCATCGGCGGCCAAGCCCCCGCCGAACGACAACTACCTCACCGACACCAAGTACGACGCCGTCTCCCTCGGCATGACCCAGCAGCAGGTCGAGGACTTGATCGGTCCGCAGCCCTCCTGTTCGGGCACTCCCGAGGGCCTGATGTGCTGGACGGCGAACCAATTCGTCGACCAGACCGCGACGTTCACTTTCAACGCCGACGACAGGCTGTACAAGAAGGAGAAGAGCTTCCCCTTCGCCTACGGCTGGTACACCTACGACCTGCCCCGGACCATGACGAAGGCTCAGTACGAGGAGCAGTTCGCGGTGGGCGACACCCTGGCCGAGGTCAACGCGATCATCGCGGGCACCGCCTGCACCGACATCTCGGTCGAGCACCCCAACTATCCGTCCTCCAGCGGGTGGAAGACCCTGATCGAGTGCACCGGGACCATCGATGAGTCGTATCCGACGATCGACTTCTTCTTCACCGACGGCCGGCTGACGGAGAAGACCTACTCCTCCCGCGACGACATGCGCTGA
- a CDS encoding DoxX family protein translates to MSTTYVVVTVLAAVMAGFSAVSVFRRAAWVVEPLADYGVPRSWWPWLGTAKAAGALGLLAGLLVPAVGVLAGFGLVLYFTGAVITVIRARSYAHVPFPLVYMAPVVGALALGFAA, encoded by the coding sequence ATGTCCACCACATACGTCGTCGTCACTGTCCTGGCCGCCGTGATGGCCGGATTCTCCGCCGTCTCGGTCTTCCGCCGCGCCGCGTGGGTCGTGGAGCCGCTGGCCGATTACGGCGTTCCCCGGTCGTGGTGGCCCTGGCTCGGCACGGCAAAGGCCGCAGGGGCGCTGGGCCTCCTGGCCGGCCTGCTCGTACCGGCTGTCGGCGTTCTGGCCGGCTTCGGCCTGGTGCTGTACTTCACCGGCGCCGTCATCACCGTGATCCGGGCCCGTTCGTACGCCCATGTCCCTTTCCCGCTGGTGTACATGGCCCCGGTGGTCGGCGCCCTGGCCCTGGGCTTCGCCGCCTGA